In Pseudomonas lalkuanensis, the following are encoded in one genomic region:
- a CDS encoding 2-hydroxyacid dehydrogenase, whose amino-acid sequence MRTILFSSQAYDRESFLGASPTFELHFQQARLTLDTTALANGFDVVCAFINDDLSAPVLERLANGGTRLIALRSAGYNHVDLAAAKRLGLTVVRVPAYSPHAVAEHAVALILALNRRLHRAYNRTREGDFTLHGLTGFDLVGKTVGVVGTGQIGATFARIMAGFGCGLLAFDPQRNPSVEALGAVYVELPELLADSDIISLHCPLNEATRHLINAQSLERMKPGAMLINTGRGALVDTPASIDALKSGQLGYLGLDVYEEEANLFFEDRSDLPLQDDVLARLLTFPNVIITAHQAFLTREALAAIARTTLDNIAAWAAGRPCNQVDA is encoded by the coding sequence GTTCAGCAGCCAGGCCTATGACCGCGAGAGCTTCCTCGGCGCCAGTCCCACCTTCGAGCTGCACTTCCAGCAGGCCCGCCTGACCCTCGATACCACCGCCCTGGCCAATGGCTTCGACGTGGTTTGCGCCTTCATCAATGACGACCTGTCCGCCCCGGTGCTGGAGCGTCTGGCCAACGGCGGAACCCGATTGATCGCCCTGCGCTCGGCCGGCTACAACCATGTGGATCTGGCAGCCGCCAAGCGCCTGGGCCTGACCGTGGTGCGGGTTCCCGCCTACTCGCCCCACGCGGTGGCCGAACACGCGGTGGCCCTGATACTGGCCCTGAACCGCCGCCTGCACCGCGCCTACAACCGCACTCGCGAAGGCGACTTCACCCTCCACGGCCTCACCGGTTTCGACCTGGTGGGCAAGACCGTCGGGGTGGTTGGTACCGGACAGATCGGCGCGACCTTCGCCCGCATCATGGCTGGCTTCGGCTGTGGCTTGCTGGCCTTCGATCCACAGCGCAACCCCAGCGTCGAAGCGCTGGGCGCGGTCTATGTCGAGCTGCCGGAACTGCTGGCCGACAGCGACATCATCAGCCTGCACTGCCCGCTCAACGAAGCCACCCGCCATCTGATCAATGCCCAGAGCCTGGAGCGGATGAAGCCCGGCGCCATGCTGATCAACACCGGGCGTGGCGCCCTGGTGGATACGCCCGCGTCGATCGACGCGCTCAAATCCGGCCAGCTCGGCTACCTGGGCCTGGATGTCTATGAAGAGGAAGCCAACCTGTTCTTCGAAGACCGCTCCGACCTGCCTCTGCAGGACGACGTACTCGCCAGGCTACTGACCTTTCCGAATGTGATCATCACCGCCCACCAGGCCTTCCTCACCCGCGAGGCCCTTGCCGCCATCGCCCGCACCACCCTGGACAACATCGCCGCCTGGGCCGCCGGGCGACCGTGCAATCAGGTAGACGCCTAG
- the mprF gene encoding bifunctional lysylphosphatidylglycerol flippase/synthetase MprF encodes MRANTPPVEKPANGQLNEESAQIRWLDSLTAYRQWIVIAFTLLVFILGLLACWHLLRELDPDALRSAIADVPGTSLLLALGATAVSFIAYVGYEWSGCRFAGVHLPLQRMALGSFCASGVGNAVGLSMLTGGSVRFRLYGRDNLGAGDIARITLFASLALGSALPPLAALAALSAPAAASIALGLPESLVVFMALGVLLSGAGLIFWISRQRDPEPPVPGCIDIRLGNRSVRLPGLRLSALQLLITVVDVCAAACVLYVLLPDAPPLGAFLLVYMLALAAGVLSHVPGGVGVFEAVLLAAFAGQLGAAPLAAALLLYRLIYVGLPLVLACLLLLANEAQRLFPAGRQALRAASGLAAPVLSLLVFLSGVVLLFSGVTPAVDTRLEHLSFLIPHRLIDASHLAASLVGVLCLLLAHGLRHRLSAAWALTVVLLLTGAGLSLLKGFDWEEASLLSVTAVLLAIFRAAFYRPSRLLEMPFSPINLAASACVLIAALWLMFFAFQDVPYEHELWWQFAVDGDAPRALRASLASGLLLAGIALAWLLRPVPPTIHEPTDEELQRAAEVIRSSDQPDGGLVLTGDKALLFHPLGDAFLMYARRGRSLVALFDPIGPAHRRAELIWQFRDLCDHHHARPVFYQVRAENLPYYMDIGLSALKLGEEARVDLPRFDLDAKNKAMKDLRYTLSRGQRDGLSLQIHEVGTAPLDQLQAISDAWMQGKQAREKGFSLGRFDPDYLKHFRIATIQFEGKPVAFANLLETEGNTLSSIDLMRVHPHAPKLTMEFLMLSLLLHYKERGHARFSLGMVPLAGLQPRRGAPLTQRLGALVFRRGEQFYNFQGLRRFKEKFQPEWEPRYMAVPAGLDPLVALADTAALIAGGFTGLVKR; translated from the coding sequence ATGCGCGCCAACACCCCGCCAGTGGAAAAGCCGGCCAACGGCCAACTCAACGAAGAATCCGCCCAGATTCGCTGGCTCGACAGCCTCACGGCCTACCGGCAGTGGATCGTCATCGCCTTCACCCTTCTGGTGTTCATCCTCGGCCTGTTGGCCTGCTGGCACCTGTTGCGGGAACTCGACCCCGACGCACTGCGCTCCGCCATTGCCGACGTACCCGGCACCAGCCTGCTGCTGGCCCTGGGTGCCACCGCAGTCAGCTTCATCGCCTACGTCGGCTACGAATGGTCCGGCTGCCGCTTCGCCGGGGTGCACCTGCCCTTGCAGCGCATGGCGCTGGGCAGCTTCTGCGCATCAGGCGTGGGCAACGCCGTCGGACTGTCGATGCTCACCGGAGGCTCCGTGCGTTTCCGCCTTTACGGACGCGATAACCTCGGCGCCGGCGACATCGCCCGCATCACCTTGTTCGCCAGCCTGGCCCTGGGCTCGGCGCTCCCGCCACTGGCGGCGTTGGCGGCCCTGAGTGCCCCGGCCGCAGCCTCGATCGCCCTGGGCCTGCCGGAAAGCCTGGTGGTCTTCATGGCTCTGGGTGTGCTGCTGAGCGGTGCCGGGCTGATCTTCTGGATCTCGCGCCAGCGCGACCCCGAGCCGCCGGTGCCCGGCTGCATCGACATCCGCCTGGGCAACCGCAGCGTACGCCTGCCCGGCCTGCGCCTGTCGGCGCTGCAATTGCTGATCACAGTGGTGGATGTCTGCGCCGCCGCCTGCGTGCTCTACGTACTGCTGCCGGACGCGCCGCCGCTCGGCGCCTTCCTGCTGGTCTACATGCTGGCACTGGCCGCTGGCGTACTCAGCCATGTTCCAGGCGGGGTCGGTGTATTCGAAGCAGTCCTGCTGGCAGCCTTCGCCGGCCAGCTGGGCGCTGCCCCCCTGGCGGCGGCCCTGCTGCTCTACCGCCTGATCTACGTCGGCCTGCCGCTGGTGCTGGCCTGTCTGCTGTTGCTGGCCAATGAGGCGCAGCGACTGTTCCCCGCCGGCCGCCAGGCGTTGCGCGCCGCCTCCGGCCTGGCCGCGCCGGTGCTGTCGCTGCTGGTGTTCCTGTCCGGCGTGGTGCTGCTGTTCTCCGGCGTCACCCCGGCGGTGGACACCCGCCTGGAACACCTGAGCTTCCTGATTCCCCATCGCCTGATCGACGCCTCGCACCTGGCCGCCAGCCTGGTCGGAGTGCTCTGCCTGCTGCTGGCCCACGGCTTGCGCCATCGCCTGTCGGCCGCCTGGGCGCTGACCGTGGTGCTGCTGCTGACCGGCGCCGGTCTGTCCCTGCTCAAGGGCTTCGACTGGGAAGAAGCCAGCTTGCTGAGCGTGACCGCCGTGCTGCTGGCGATTTTCCGTGCGGCGTTCTATCGCCCCAGCCGCCTGCTGGAGATGCCCTTCTCGCCGATCAACCTGGCGGCCAGCGCCTGCGTGCTGATCGCGGCCCTCTGGCTGATGTTCTTCGCCTTTCAGGACGTTCCCTACGAGCATGAACTCTGGTGGCAATTCGCGGTGGACGGCGACGCGCCGCGCGCCCTGCGCGCCTCTCTGGCCAGCGGTCTGCTGCTGGCCGGTATCGCCCTGGCCTGGTTGCTGCGCCCGGTGCCGCCGACCATCCACGAGCCGACCGATGAAGAACTGCAGCGTGCCGCCGAGGTGATCCGCAGTTCCGACCAGCCCGATGGCGGCCTGGTGCTGACCGGCGACAAGGCCTTGCTCTTCCACCCCCTGGGCGACGCCTTCCTCATGTATGCCCGCCGTGGCCGCAGCCTGGTGGCGCTGTTCGACCCCATCGGCCCGGCCCACCGCCGCGCCGAGCTGATCTGGCAGTTCCGCGACCTCTGCGATCATCACCACGCCCGGCCCGTGTTCTACCAGGTACGTGCCGAGAACCTGCCCTATTACATGGATATCGGCCTGTCCGCCCTGAAGCTGGGCGAGGAAGCACGGGTCGACCTGCCCCGCTTCGACCTCGACGCCAAGAACAAGGCCATGAAGGACCTGCGTTACACCTTGAGCCGTGGCCAGCGCGACGGGCTCAGCCTGCAGATCCATGAAGTCGGAACCGCGCCCCTGGATCAGTTGCAGGCCATTTCCGACGCCTGGATGCAGGGCAAGCAGGCGCGGGAGAAAGGCTTCTCCCTCGGCCGCTTCGACCCGGATTACCTGAAGCATTTCCGCATCGCCACCATCCAGTTCGAAGGCAAGCCGGTGGCCTTCGCCAACCTGCTGGAAACCGAAGGCAATACGCTGTCGAGCATCGACCTGATGCGTGTGCATCCTCACGCGCCGAAGCTGACCATGGAATTCCTGATGCTCAGCCTGCTGCTGCACTACAAGGAACGCGGCCATGCCCGGTTCAGCCTGGGCATGGTGCCTCTCGCGGGCCTGCAGCCCCGTCGTGGCGCCCCCCTGACCCAACGCCTCGGCGCACTGGTGTTCCGCCGCGGCGAGCAGTTCTATAACTTCCAGGGACTGCGCCGCTTCAAGGAGAAATTCCAGCCCGAGTGGGAACCGCGCTACATGGCCGTGCCCGCCGGCCTCGACCCGCTGGTGGCGCTGGCCGACACCGCCGCGCTGATCGCCGGCGGCTTCACCGGCCTGGTCAAACGCTGA
- a CDS encoding cytochrome b produces MSLKNAPSRYGSLSIALHWLMLVLIAAVYACIELKGNFPKGSETRDLLKQWHFMLGMAVFFLVWLRLIGRMISPTPTIQPAPASWQNAVSKLMHLALYALMIGTPLAGWLILSAAGKTVPFFGLELPGLIGPNKELAGQIKELHELAGTAGYWLIGLHAVAALFHHYVSRDNTLVRMLPGKS; encoded by the coding sequence ATGAGTCTCAAGAACGCGCCTTCCCGCTATGGGAGCCTGTCCATCGCCCTGCACTGGCTGATGCTGGTACTGATCGCAGCCGTCTACGCCTGCATCGAACTCAAGGGCAACTTTCCCAAAGGCAGCGAAACCCGCGACCTGCTCAAGCAATGGCATTTCATGCTGGGCATGGCGGTGTTCTTCCTGGTCTGGCTGCGCCTGATCGGCCGCATGATCTCCCCCACCCCGACCATTCAGCCCGCCCCGGCGAGCTGGCAGAACGCTGTCTCCAAGCTCATGCACCTGGCGCTCTACGCCCTGATGATCGGCACGCCCCTGGCCGGCTGGCTGATCCTCAGCGCCGCCGGCAAGACCGTTCCCTTCTTCGGCCTGGAACTGCCAGGGCTGATCGGCCCTAACAAGGAACTGGCCGGACAGATCAAGGAACTCCACGAACTGGCGGGCACCGCCGGCTACTGGCTGATCGGCCTGCACGCCGTGGCGGCGCTGTTCCATCACTACGTGAGCCGCGACAACACCCTGGTGCGGATGCTGCCGGGCAAGAGCTGA
- the dinB gene encoding DNA polymerase IV, which yields MPQRKIIHIDCDCFYAAIEMRDDPSLAGRPLAVGGSPDKRGVVATCNYDARAYGVRSAMPMRTAVKLCPDLTIVRPRMDVYKAVSRQIHQIFRDYTEIIEPLSLDEAYLDVSDSPHFNGSATRIAQEIRRRVASELHITVSAGVAPNKFIAKIASDWRKPDGMFVVTPDQVDEFVAALPVSKLHGVGKVTAEKMARLGIRTCADLRDWNKLALAREFGSFGERLYNLARGQDDRIVQVDSRRQSISVENTYDQDLPNLDACLEQLPVLLDELRGRMARLDSSYKPDKPFVKLKFHDFTQTTLEQAGARRDLDSYRQLLSAAFARGDKPVRLIGVGVRLQDLRGAIEQLSLF from the coding sequence ATGCCGCAACGAAAGATCATCCACATTGACTGCGACTGCTTCTACGCCGCTATCGAGATGCGCGACGACCCGTCGCTGGCGGGTAGACCCCTGGCGGTTGGCGGCTCGCCGGACAAGCGTGGGGTCGTGGCGACGTGCAACTACGATGCTCGCGCCTACGGTGTGCGCTCGGCGATGCCGATGCGCACGGCGGTCAAGCTTTGTCCGGACCTGACCATCGTTCGCCCGCGCATGGACGTGTACAAGGCGGTGTCGCGGCAGATCCATCAGATATTCCGCGACTACACCGAGATCATCGAGCCGCTGTCCCTGGATGAGGCCTACCTGGACGTTTCCGACAGCCCGCATTTCAACGGCAGCGCCACGCGCATCGCCCAGGAGATTCGCCGGCGCGTCGCCTCCGAATTGCATATCACGGTGTCTGCCGGGGTGGCACCGAACAAGTTCATCGCCAAGATCGCCAGCGACTGGCGCAAGCCTGACGGGATGTTCGTGGTCACGCCGGACCAGGTGGATGAGTTCGTCGCCGCACTGCCGGTGAGCAAGCTGCATGGCGTGGGCAAGGTGACGGCGGAGAAGATGGCGCGCCTCGGCATACGCACCTGCGCCGACCTGCGCGACTGGAACAAGCTGGCGCTGGCGCGGGAGTTCGGCAGCTTCGGCGAGCGGCTCTATAACCTGGCCCGTGGCCAGGATGACCGCATCGTGCAGGTGGACAGCCGGCGGCAGTCCATCAGCGTGGAAAACACCTACGACCAGGACTTGCCTAACCTCGATGCCTGCCTGGAACAGCTGCCGGTGCTGCTGGATGAGCTGCGTGGGCGCATGGCGCGGCTGGACAGCAGCTACAAGCCGGACAAACCCTTCGTGAAGCTGAAGTTCCACGACTTCACCCAGACCACCCTGGAACAGGCCGGTGCCCGCCGCGACCTGGACAGTTACCGACAGTTGCTCAGCGCGGCGTTCGCCCGTGGCGACAAGCCGGTGCGGCTGATCGGGGTGGGGGTGCGTTTGCAGGACCTGCGTGGCGCAATCGAGCAGCTCAGCCTCTTCTAA
- a CDS encoding bifunctional diguanylate cyclase/phosphodiesterase: protein MSGYCASSEEVEYLNRALRTLSGCNRALLRAEDPCFLFREICRVVVEEGGYRMAWVGRAEHDEAQSVTPLAHVGLDKDYVDSLNITWADRERGRGTTGTAIRTGVPTITRNILTDPRLSPWRESAITHGITSVLSLPLRVDGEIFGALAICAREPDAFGERELALLSEAADDMAFGLQALRIKARRRQAEQQVEALNRALATRVAVNHAVIHATSEIPLLTEICRVLVDECGYRQAWVDYRQDDPVHPYKVMACNAANGICQGWGAGGHDGSFHGQLETTLQAGDPLVLRDLLNDAEAALHEEAREYGFASALALPLQVEDTLIGMLVIMAERADAFDEKEVELLLATAHDLGFGITTLRTRARAVEAEATIRRMAYEDALTGLPNRVRLHELLDTAIANARQERRPFGLLHLEIARNQEINETLGYREGDRLQIEIAARLRQAVGAERTVARMGECEFAVLMPNGGAEHASQLAKQILMALYDPVELSGLYLEARASIGIALYPGHGTAPEALIRRSGSAMEQAKRSNAGFAVFQGGLDQECAQHLTLMGDLRRAIDRNELLLYYQPKVEIASNRVCGTEALVRWRHPQHGMLPPDEFVRLAENTGLITPLTLWVLDTALGQRYAWHEEGDERPISVNLSAHDLRDPRLLERIRGSFATWGAKPHWIEFELTESALMEDPVASQQTLSALKDLDAHLTIDDFGTGYSSLAYLQRLPVDSLKIDQSFVSGMTSNPGSAKIVRSIIELAHNLDLTVVAEGVEDQLTFNQLGQYGCDIAQGYKISQPIPAEQFRDWETRSVWH from the coding sequence ATGTCCGGTTACTGCGCGTCCAGTGAGGAAGTCGAATACCTGAACCGCGCGCTGCGTACGCTGAGCGGTTGCAATCGAGCCCTGCTGCGCGCCGAAGACCCGTGTTTCCTGTTCAGGGAAATCTGCCGGGTGGTGGTGGAGGAAGGTGGCTATCGCATGGCTTGGGTCGGGCGCGCCGAACATGATGAAGCACAGTCGGTGACCCCTCTGGCCCATGTGGGACTGGATAAGGATTATGTCGACTCGCTTAACATCACCTGGGCCGATCGCGAGCGCGGACGCGGCACCACCGGCACCGCCATCCGCACCGGTGTCCCGACCATCACGCGCAACATCCTTACAGACCCCAGGCTCAGCCCCTGGCGGGAGAGCGCCATCACCCACGGCATCACCTCGGTCCTGTCCCTGCCCCTGCGGGTAGACGGCGAGATCTTCGGCGCCCTGGCCATCTGCGCCAGGGAGCCGGATGCCTTCGGCGAACGGGAGCTGGCACTGCTCAGTGAAGCCGCCGACGACATGGCCTTTGGCCTCCAGGCGCTGCGCATCAAGGCCCGGCGCCGGCAGGCCGAGCAGCAGGTGGAAGCCCTCAACCGTGCCCTGGCCACCCGGGTGGCGGTCAATCATGCGGTGATCCACGCCACCAGCGAGATACCGCTGCTGACGGAAATCTGCCGGGTCCTGGTGGATGAATGCGGTTATCGCCAAGCCTGGGTCGACTACCGCCAGGACGACCCGGTGCACCCATACAAGGTGATGGCCTGCAACGCGGCCAATGGCATCTGCCAGGGGTGGGGCGCGGGCGGCCATGACGGCAGTTTCCATGGCCAGCTGGAAACCACCCTGCAGGCGGGCGATCCGCTGGTATTGCGTGACCTGCTCAACGACGCGGAAGCCGCGCTCCATGAGGAAGCCCGCGAATATGGCTTCGCGTCGGCGCTGGCCCTGCCCCTCCAGGTGGAAGACACGCTCATCGGCATGCTGGTGATCATGGCCGAGCGCGCCGACGCATTCGATGAGAAGGAAGTTGAACTGCTGCTGGCCACGGCCCACGACCTGGGCTTCGGCATCACCACCCTGCGCACTCGTGCCCGCGCCGTGGAGGCCGAGGCGACCATCCGCCGCATGGCCTATGAGGACGCCCTGACCGGCCTGCCCAACCGCGTGCGCCTGCACGAACTGCTCGATACCGCCATCGCCAATGCCCGCCAGGAGCGGCGCCCATTCGGACTGCTGCACCTGGAGATCGCCCGCAACCAGGAAATCAATGAAACCCTCGGCTATCGCGAAGGCGACCGCCTGCAGATCGAAATCGCCGCCCGCCTGAGACAGGCCGTGGGGGCGGAGCGCACGGTGGCGAGAATGGGCGAATGCGAATTCGCAGTGCTCATGCCCAATGGCGGCGCCGAGCACGCCTCGCAACTGGCCAAGCAGATCCTCATGGCGCTCTACGACCCGGTTGAACTCTCCGGTCTCTATCTGGAGGCGCGGGCCAGCATCGGCATCGCCCTCTACCCCGGCCACGGCACGGCGCCGGAAGCCCTGATCCGCCGCTCCGGCAGCGCGATGGAACAGGCCAAGCGCTCCAACGCAGGCTTCGCGGTGTTCCAGGGCGGCCTCGACCAGGAATGCGCCCAGCACCTGACACTGATGGGCGACCTGCGCCGCGCCATCGACCGCAACGAACTGCTGCTCTACTATCAGCCCAAGGTAGAGATCGCCAGCAACCGCGTGTGCGGCACCGAAGCCCTGGTGCGCTGGCGCCACCCCCAGCACGGCATGCTGCCGCCCGACGAGTTCGTGCGCCTCGCCGAGAACACCGGCCTCATCACCCCGTTGACCCTGTGGGTGCTGGATACCGCGCTGGGCCAGCGCTACGCCTGGCATGAAGAGGGGGATGAGCGCCCCATTTCGGTCAATCTCTCCGCCCACGACCTGCGCGACCCGCGGCTGCTGGAGCGCATCAGGGGCTCCTTCGCCACCTGGGGCGCCAAACCCCACTGGATCGAGTTCGAACTGACCGAAAGCGCGCTGATGGAAGATCCGGTGGCCTCGCAGCAGACCCTCTCGGCACTCAAGGACCTGGATGCGCACCTGACCATCGACGACTTCGGTACCGGCTATTCGTCCCTGGCCTACCTGCAGAGGCTGCCGGTGGACTCGCTGAAGATCGACCAGTCCTTCGTCAGCGGCATGACCAGCAACCCGGGGTCGGCGAAGATCGTCCGCTCCATCATCGAACTGGCCCACAACCTGGACCTGACGGTAGTGGCCGAAGGGGTGGAAGACCAGTTGACCTTCAACCAGCTCGGCCAATACGGCTGCGACATCGCCCAGGGCTACAAGATCAGCCAGCCGATCCCCGCCGAACAATTCCGCGATTGGGAGACCCGTTCGGTCTGGCACTGA
- a CDS encoding virulence factor family protein: MLKRNWRHLLLILIVLLVGTILLFWSRPTPQAKLHHLKASDGSPMTLANPAGAVQRRVLLMANGDQRLADADLLALARSSNARLLQLDLPASDCAAQQERLQQARETLEGEPSLVAGIGAGASFAWRWLAGQGSDNAQALSIDFSLDTPDCPAALPQKAPHGHWLAAWNDNPDDPSAAFARNQPNAETLISDYDTRLTQLLRQRLQSLLQDQGEPLPVVEVPATRPTGTVTLFYSGDGGWRDLDRAVADEMAKRDYPVVGIDALRYFWQHKSPEQGAADLSRLMKEYRGKWGAKRFVLAGYSFGADVLPALYNRLPKADQDQVDAILLLALARSGSFEIEVQGWLGKAGQEAATGPELEKLPASKVLCVFGKEEVSESGCTQPGAVGENLELPGGHHYDENYPALAEKLLAAVAKRQESVAKD, encoded by the coding sequence ATGCTCAAACGCAACTGGCGACACCTGCTGCTGATCCTGATCGTCCTGCTGGTGGGCACCATCCTGCTGTTCTGGAGCCGTCCCACGCCCCAGGCGAAGCTGCACCACCTGAAGGCTTCCGACGGCAGCCCCATGACCCTCGCCAACCCCGCCGGAGCCGTCCAACGCCGCGTGCTGCTGATGGCCAACGGCGACCAGCGACTGGCCGACGCCGACCTCCTGGCCCTGGCCCGCAGCAGCAATGCCCGCCTGCTACAGCTGGACCTCCCGGCCTCGGACTGCGCGGCACAACAGGAACGCCTGCAGCAGGCCCGCGAGACCCTGGAAGGCGAACCGTCGCTGGTGGCGGGTATCGGCGCCGGGGCCTCCTTCGCCTGGCGCTGGTTGGCCGGGCAAGGCAGCGACAACGCCCAGGCCCTGTCCATCGACTTCAGCCTGGACACCCCGGATTGCCCAGCCGCCCTGCCGCAAAAGGCGCCCCACGGACATTGGCTGGCCGCCTGGAACGACAATCCGGACGACCCAAGCGCCGCCTTCGCGCGCAATCAACCCAATGCCGAAACCCTGATCAGCGACTACGACACCCGCCTGACGCAACTGCTGCGGCAACGCCTGCAGAGCCTGCTGCAGGACCAGGGCGAGCCGCTGCCGGTGGTGGAAGTACCCGCCACCCGGCCCACTGGGACCGTCACTCTGTTCTATTCCGGCGATGGCGGCTGGCGTGATCTGGACCGCGCGGTGGCCGACGAGATGGCCAAGCGCGACTACCCGGTGGTGGGCATCGACGCACTGCGTTACTTCTGGCAGCACAAGAGCCCCGAACAGGGCGCCGCCGACCTCAGCCGGCTGATGAAGGAGTACCGCGGAAAATGGGGCGCCAAGCGTTTCGTGCTGGCGGGCTACTCCTTCGGCGCCGACGTGCTGCCGGCGCTCTATAACCGGCTGCCGAAGGCCGACCAGGACCAGGTGGACGCCATTCTCCTGCTGGCGCTCGCCCGCAGTGGCAGCTTCGAGATCGAGGTACAGGGCTGGCTCGGCAAGGCCGGCCAGGAAGCCGCCACCGGTCCGGAACTGGAAAAGCTGCCGGCAAGCAAGGTGCTTTGCGTGTTCGGCAAGGAAGAGGTCAGCGAAAGCGGCTGCACCCAGCCGGGCGCCGTCGGGGAAAACCTCGAACTGCCGGGCGGACACCATTACGACGAAAACTACCCGGCATTGGCGGAGAAACTGCTGGCAGCGGTTGCGAAACGCCAGGAGTCCGTTGCCAAGGATTGA
- a CDS encoding META domain-containing protein, with translation MTRNTLLLAVLAAAIAGCASDRPQLETGTTYQVEWIGERPLIDNSHLTITLGDDNRAYGNAGCNHWFASYTMEGDKLTFGAAGSTRKMCAPALMEQEQRFLDTLGKVQRWDISPIDQLRLWPAEGKAIRLWPVEG, from the coding sequence ATGACCCGGAACACCCTGCTGCTGGCCGTTCTGGCCGCCGCCATCGCCGGCTGCGCCAGCGATCGTCCGCAACTGGAAACCGGCACGACCTACCAGGTGGAATGGATCGGCGAGCGCCCGCTGATCGACAACAGTCACCTGACCATCACCCTGGGCGACGACAACCGCGCCTATGGCAACGCCGGCTGCAATCACTGGTTCGCCTCCTACACGATGGAAGGCGACAAGCTGACCTTCGGCGCTGCCGGCAGCACTCGCAAGATGTGCGCGCCCGCGCTGATGGAACAGGAACAACGCTTCCTCGACACCCTGGGCAAGGTGCAGCGCTGGGACATTTCCCCAATCGACCAGCTCCGACTGTGGCCGGCCGAGGGCAAGGCGATCCGGCTGTGGCCGGTGGAAGGCTGA